Proteins from a single region of Trichoderma asperellum chromosome 3, complete sequence:
- a CDS encoding uncharacterized protein (EggNog:ENOG41), translating to MLANVPITTAGSESLGSFSRYRSFPGIHEFNLTYANGTQETIPLFAEVSPSAGNFTATTGDELWDAVCAPVPATTGPSSKKLKRDVDVTKVSKRQADSTGLPEPSGYPKPVIRDPFNVMVGYFPEDTSLKDVAVMTVSSFETSGDGIPDDETRTFAIKAQEFVNKAVASGKSKIIIDVTGNPGGTVDSGFALISIFFPNMTIFSATRIRSVPETQYLFETASRATSPDDRQGFQQVGFLISELVQPDQKTGFASDAAFLGPFDTLGVPSTAISAENNFILGNSTSAPINIFGKGGPLNGTEPPYKPEDIIILTDGSCSSTCTIFINHMIPYGVRVVANGGRPQMGPMQGIGGVKGSQVQELSTISLFYGAANQVVQNASTAGKPLFTEKELDAFKDHIPVTLEEFPIRLSTGSVNYRNAFSPFNDQVPTHFIYQPADCRLFYTPATLINPVAKWANVADAIWGKGECAYSVVPPPPILSIHDKPSSKPSSTTATGKKKTQSSAHKALGLLLAMADGLKPQ from the exons ATGTTAGCCAACGTGCCTATTACCACCGCAGGCTCCGAAAGCCTCGGTTCTTTTTCAAGGTACAGATCATTTCCGGGCATACACGAATTCAACCTCACATACGCCAACGGGACCCAAGAAACAATCCCGCTCTTCGCAGAAGTTAGTCCTTCAGCTGGAAATTTCACTGCCACCACTGGCGACGAGCTATGGGATGCAGTTTGCGCTCCCGTGCCTGCTACGACTGGTCCATCGagcaagaagctcaagagaGACGTAGATGTGACGAAGGTCTCCAAGAGACAAGCAGATTCAACAGGGCTTCCGGAACCTAGCGGTTATCCTAAGCCTGTTATCAGAGACCCCTTCAACGTGATGGTAGGGTATTTCCCAGAAGATACAAGCCTCAAGGATGTTGCCGTCATGACTGTGTCAAGTTTTGAAACATCAGGCGACGGCATTCCAGATGATGAGACGCGAACCTTTGCCATAAAGGCACAGGAGTTTGTTAATAAGGCTGTCGCTTCTGGCAAGTCTAAGATTATCATCGACGTCACTGGAAATCCTGGCGGTACTGTCGACTCAGGCTTCGCGCTTATTAGCATCTTCTTTCCCAACATGACCATCTTTTCGGCAACTAGAATTCGTTCTGTTCCCGAAACTCAATACCTTTTCGAGACTGCCAGCCGCGCAACGAGCCCAGATGACAGGCAAGGCTTTCAGCAAGTGGGCTTCCTTATCTCAGAATTGGTTCAACCAGACCAGAAGACAGGTTTTGCTAGTGACGCCGCTTTCTTGGGTCCATTTGATACCCTTGGCGTCCCCTCAACAGCAATCTCAGCCGAGAACAACTTCATACTCGGCAACTCGACCAGCGCCCCTATCAACATTTTTGGCAAAGGAGGACCGCTCAATGGTACAGAGCCGCCGTACAAGCCTGAAGATATTATCATT CTTACCGACGGCTCATGCTCTTCGACTTGTACCATCTTTATCAATCACATGATCCCATATGGTGTGCGAGTTGTTGCAAACGGTGGCCGCCCACAGATGGGCCCAATGCAAGGAATTGGAGGCGTTAAGGGCAGCCAGGTTCAAGAATTGTCCACTATCTCCCTGTTCTACGGAGCGGCGAACCAGGTGGTCCAGAATGCCTCGACTGCCGGGAAGCCACTCTTTACGGAAAAGGAGTTAGACGCCTTCAAGGACCATATCCCCGTGACCCTGGAGGAATTCCCAATCAGACTCAGCACCGGAAGTGTCAACTACAGAAACGCCTTTTCTCCATTCAACGATCAAGTGCCCACGCATTTCATCTACCAACCCGCAGACTGCCGACTATTCTACACTCCTGCGACGCTTATCAACCCAGTAGCCAAGTGGGCAAACGTCGCCGACGCTATATGGGGCAAGGGAGAGTGTGCCTACTCAGTTGTGCCTCCGCCACCAATCCTTTCCATCCATGATAAGCCCTCTTCTAAGCCAAGTTCTACCACAGCTACTGGTAAGAAGAAGACACAGTCATCAGCCCACAAGGCACTTGGCCTATTACTGGCCATGGCAGACGGCTTGAAGCCACAGTAA